A window of the Streptomyces albireticuli genome harbors these coding sequences:
- a CDS encoding M4 family metallopeptidase translates to MVVVGVQSGAANASADRATGAQQLTLSADQRVAAIKGAQTDAASTAAKIGLGGKEKLVVRDVIKDADGTVHTRYERTFDGLPVLGGDLVVHEAKGGKRSVDKATEADIAVPTTTPSLAPSAAKKSALSAAAEEKTAKADTQSPRKVVWAASGKPVLAYETVVTGVQKDGTPSKLHVITDAATGKKLFQREGVHTGTGTSTYSGKVNLTTTKSGSTFQLNDSARGGHKTYDLNQGSSGTGTIYTDADDVWGGGRQTAGVDAHYGAATTWDFYKNVLGRSGIKNDGKGAYSRVHYGNGYVNAFWDDECFCMTYGDGENNANPLTALDVAAHEMTHGVTSATANLNYSGESGGLNEATSDIFGTATEFFANNSSDTGDYLIGEEININGDGTPLRYMDKPSKDGASKDYWSSGLGNTDVHYSSGPANHFFYLLSEGSGAKTINGVSYNSPTYNNSKITGIGRDKATKIWYKALTTYFTSTTNYKAARAGTLKATADLYGSTSTEYKTVAAAWTAINVK, encoded by the coding sequence ATGGTCGTCGTCGGCGTGCAGAGCGGCGCGGCGAACGCGTCCGCCGACCGCGCCACCGGCGCCCAGCAGCTGACGCTCTCGGCCGACCAGCGGGTCGCCGCGATCAAGGGTGCGCAGACCGACGCGGCCTCCACCGCCGCCAAGATCGGTCTCGGCGGCAAGGAGAAGCTCGTCGTCCGTGACGTCATCAAGGACGCCGACGGCACCGTGCACACGCGCTACGAGCGCACCTTCGACGGCCTGCCCGTCCTCGGCGGCGACCTCGTCGTCCACGAGGCCAAGGGCGGCAAGCGCAGCGTCGACAAGGCGACCGAGGCCGACATAGCCGTGCCCACCACGACGCCGTCCCTCGCCCCCTCCGCGGCGAAGAAGAGCGCCCTGAGCGCCGCCGCCGAGGAGAAGACCGCCAAGGCCGACACGCAGTCCCCGCGCAAGGTCGTCTGGGCCGCGAGCGGCAAGCCCGTCCTCGCCTACGAGACCGTCGTCACCGGCGTCCAGAAGGACGGCACCCCGAGCAAGCTGCACGTCATCACCGACGCGGCCACCGGCAAGAAGCTCTTCCAGCGCGAGGGCGTCCACACCGGCACGGGCACCAGCACCTACAGCGGCAAGGTCAACCTGACCACCACGAAGAGCGGGTCGACCTTCCAGCTCAACGACAGCGCCCGCGGCGGCCACAAGACGTACGACCTGAACCAGGGCTCGTCCGGCACCGGCACGATCTACACCGACGCCGACGACGTCTGGGGCGGCGGCCGCCAGACCGCCGGCGTGGACGCCCACTACGGCGCGGCCACGACCTGGGACTTCTACAAGAACGTCCTCGGCCGCAGCGGCATCAAGAACGACGGCAAGGGTGCCTACTCCCGCGTCCACTACGGCAACGGCTACGTCAACGCCTTCTGGGACGACGAGTGCTTCTGCATGACGTACGGCGACGGTGAGAACAACGCCAACCCGCTGACCGCCCTCGACGTCGCGGCCCACGAGATGACGCACGGCGTCACCTCGGCGACCGCCAACCTGAACTACAGCGGCGAGTCGGGCGGTCTCAACGAGGCCACCTCCGACATCTTCGGCACCGCCACCGAGTTCTTCGCCAACAACTCCTCCGACACCGGTGACTACCTCATCGGCGAGGAGATCAACATCAACGGCGACGGCACCCCGCTGCGCTACATGGACAAGCCGAGCAAGGACGGCGCGTCGAAGGACTACTGGTCCTCCGGCCTCGGCAACACAGACGTCCACTACTCGTCGGGCCCGGCCAACCACTTCTTCTACCTGCTGTCCGAGGGCAGCGGCGCGAAGACCATCAACGGTGTGAGCTACAACAGCCCCACCTACAACAACTCCAAGATCACCGGCATCGGTCGGGACAAGGCCACCAAGATCTGGTACAAGGCCCTGACCACCTACTTCACCTCCACCACCAACTACAAGGCGGCCCGCGCCGGCACCCTGAAGGCCACCGCGGACCTCTACGGCTCCACCAGCACGGAGTACAAGACGGTCGCCGCCGCCTGGACCGCGATCAACGTCAAGTGA
- a CDS encoding zinc-binding dehydrogenase, protein MHAVRLHAFGPAENLSYERTADPEPGPGQVRVAVSAAGVHLIDTALRKGTTKGPYGPPELPTIPGREVAGTVDALGEGTDPSWLGRRVVAHLGMVPGGYAELAVTDAGNLHEIPEGLREDHAIAMVGTGRMALDILSFREPTADDVVVVLAAAGGIGALLVQLAKGAGARVVGLAGGPAKVERVRGLGADVALDYTRPDWADAARTALGDAGATVVFDGVGGPAARAAVGLLGAGGTHVAYGWASAVTTGETPDPVLTPEEIAARSLTTHDVLGDPMMKRVGGPEGMRRLRAEALRRAAAGVFTPLITRFPLAGAAEAHRALESRGTVGKVVLIP, encoded by the coding sequence ATGCACGCCGTCCGACTCCACGCCTTCGGCCCCGCCGAGAACCTCTCCTACGAACGGACGGCCGATCCCGAGCCGGGTCCGGGGCAGGTCCGGGTGGCGGTCTCGGCGGCGGGCGTGCACCTCATCGACACCGCCCTCCGCAAGGGCACCACCAAGGGGCCGTACGGGCCGCCCGAGCTGCCCACCATCCCCGGCCGCGAGGTCGCCGGCACGGTGGACGCCCTCGGCGAGGGCACCGACCCCTCGTGGCTGGGCCGCCGCGTCGTCGCCCACCTCGGCATGGTCCCCGGCGGCTACGCCGAGCTGGCCGTGACCGACGCCGGCAATCTGCACGAGATCCCCGAGGGCCTGCGCGAGGACCACGCCATCGCCATGGTCGGCACCGGCCGCATGGCCCTCGACATCCTCTCCTTCAGGGAACCGACCGCCGACGACGTCGTCGTGGTGCTCGCCGCGGCCGGGGGCATCGGCGCCCTCCTCGTCCAGCTCGCGAAGGGCGCGGGCGCCCGCGTCGTGGGCCTCGCGGGCGGCCCCGCCAAGGTGGAGCGGGTGCGCGGCCTGGGCGCTGACGTCGCCCTCGACTACACCCGGCCGGACTGGGCCGACGCGGCCCGCACCGCCCTCGGCGACGCCGGGGCCACCGTCGTCTTCGACGGCGTGGGCGGCCCGGCCGCACGCGCCGCCGTCGGCCTCCTCGGCGCGGGCGGCACCCACGTCGCGTACGGCTGGGCCTCGGCCGTCACCACCGGCGAGACCCCCGACCCGGTCCTCACCCCGGAGGAGATCGCGGCCCGCTCCCTGACCACGCACGACGTCCTCGGCGACCCGATGATGAAGCGGGTGGGCGGCCCGGAGGGGATGCGGCGGCTGCGGGCGGAGGCGTTGCGGCGGGCGGCGGCGGGGGTGTTCACGCCGCTGATCACGCGGTTTCCGCTGGCGGGGGCGGCGGAGGCGCATCGCGCGTTGGAATCGCGCGGGACGGTGGGGAAGGTTGTGCTGATTCCGTAG
- a CDS encoding GlcG/HbpS family heme-binding protein: MTNTPTAHDVTTAATAKKRKLSTRARLITGGAAVAVAAAGTFGAVAVAAPAAPAAAKAGATAQGKHLTQSTHLTLDAATKAAQGALAAAKKEGQKVTVAVVDRNGNTLVTLRGDGAGPQSYESAVRKGYTAVSWNAPTSELVKRLQSAPNLKDIPGTLFLPGGAPVQAQGGPVAGIGVAGAPSGDLDEKFAQAGVAALG, encoded by the coding sequence ATGACGAACACGCCGACCGCGCACGACGTGACGACCGCCGCGACCGCGAAGAAGCGGAAGCTGTCCACCCGTGCCCGGCTGATCACCGGCGGCGCCGCCGTGGCCGTGGCCGCGGCCGGCACGTTCGGCGCGGTGGCCGTCGCCGCCCCGGCCGCCCCGGCCGCGGCCAAGGCCGGCGCCACCGCGCAGGGCAAGCACCTCACGCAGTCCACCCACCTGACGCTGGACGCGGCCACGAAGGCGGCGCAGGGCGCCCTGGCCGCGGCGAAGAAGGAGGGCCAGAAGGTCACCGTCGCCGTGGTCGACCGCAACGGCAACACCCTGGTGACCCTGCGCGGCGACGGCGCGGGCCCGCAGTCGTACGAGTCCGCCGTCCGGAAGGGCTACACGGCCGTCTCCTGGAACGCCCCCACCTCGGAGCTGGTCAAGCGCCTCCAGAGCGCCCCGAACCTCAAGGACATCCCGGGCACCCTCTTCCTCCCGGGTGGCGCGCCGGTGCAGGCGCAGGGCGGTCCCGTCGCGGGCATCGGCGTCGCGGGCGCGCCCAGCGGCGACCTGGACGAGAAGTTCGCCCAGGCGGGTGTCGCGGCGCTCGGTTAG
- a CDS encoding GNAT family N-acetyltransferase, translating to MRILTFAEEDVPAELRTRADALREQTWPGAGPHDPALRPVTMLLVSPEGDVPAALDILTKRIAHGGRRYRAAGLSAVVTDAAHQGRGYGRRLVAAAREAIGESGADLGLFTCDRPLRGFYERAGWDVLEGAVLVGGTPRDPFPSDGPGFDKVTMAGFFTERAKRDAGAFRHSRVELYPGEIDRLW from the coding sequence GTGCGGATCTTGACCTTCGCCGAGGAGGACGTACCGGCGGAGCTGCGCACCCGCGCCGACGCCCTGCGGGAGCAGACATGGCCGGGCGCGGGGCCGCACGACCCCGCGCTGCGGCCCGTCACCATGCTCCTGGTCTCACCGGAGGGCGACGTGCCGGCCGCGCTCGACATCCTCACCAAGCGGATCGCCCACGGCGGGCGGCGGTACCGGGCGGCCGGGCTGAGCGCCGTCGTCACGGACGCGGCGCACCAAGGCAGGGGGTACGGCCGGCGGCTCGTGGCCGCCGCTCGTGAGGCGATCGGGGAGAGCGGCGCCGACCTGGGCCTCTTCACGTGCGACCGCCCACTGCGGGGCTTCTACGAGCGGGCCGGCTGGGACGTCCTGGAGGGCGCCGTCCTGGTCGGCGGCACCCCGCGCGATCCGTTCCCCAGCGACGGGCCCGGCTTCGACAAGGTCACGATGGCCGGCTTCTTCACGGAGCGGGCGAAGCGCGACGCGGGTGCCTTCCGGCACAGCCGCGTCGAGCTGTATCCGGGCGAGATCGACCGGCTCTGGTGA
- a CDS encoding pentapeptide repeat-containing protein: MAIDDGADGSGRAHGTARGAVRGGARGAAPRRKRAREAAPTARLPDVRLPPLRPYGGSDLEPEGDYDGLEFIEADFVGQRARGASFMDCRIQRCALDEARLSRARFVGCVLDGVRGVGTDLAEAILRDVELTDARLGGVQLHGAVLERVVVRGGKIDYLNLRKATLKDVTFEGCVLAEADFGGASLERVVFRDCALRRVDFTGARMKDVDLREAAELDIARGIERLSGAVVSPTQLLDLAPAFAAQIGVRVEAPAG, from the coding sequence ATGGCGATCGACGACGGGGCAGACGGGTCGGGCAGGGCACACGGCACGGCGCGGGGTGCGGTGCGAGGCGGGGCGCGGGGCGCCGCCCCGCGCCGGAAGAGGGCGCGCGAAGCGGCCCCGACAGCCAGGCTGCCAGACGTGAGGCTGCCTCCGCTACGCCCGTACGGGGGATCCGACCTGGAGCCCGAGGGGGACTACGACGGCCTGGAGTTCATCGAGGCGGACTTCGTGGGCCAGCGGGCCCGGGGCGCCTCTTTCATGGACTGCCGGATCCAGCGCTGCGCGCTGGACGAGGCGCGCCTGTCCCGGGCCCGCTTCGTGGGCTGCGTCCTGGACGGCGTCCGCGGGGTGGGCACGGACCTGGCGGAGGCGATCCTGCGGGACGTGGAGCTGACGGACGCCCGGCTCGGCGGGGTCCAGCTGCACGGCGCGGTCCTGGAGCGGGTCGTGGTGCGCGGCGGCAAGATCGACTATCTGAATCTGCGCAAGGCGACGCTCAAGGACGTGACGTTCGAGGGCTGTGTGCTCGCGGAGGCCGACTTCGGCGGCGCGAGCCTGGAGCGGGTGGTCTTCCGTGACTGCGCGCTGCGCCGCGTGGACTTCACGGGCGCCCGGATGAAGGACGTCGATCTGCGGGAGGCCGCCGAGCTGGACATCGCGCGGGGGATCGAGCGGCTGTCGGGGGCGGTCGTCAGCCCCACGCAACTGCTGGATCTGGCGCCCGCGTTCGCCGCGCAGATAGGGGTGCGCGTGGAGGCCCCGGCCGGCTGA
- a CDS encoding aminopeptidase P family protein, with amino-acid sequence MSETTAASSKPSGGPADPAAYAARMERAAVSAADAGLAGVIVTPGPDLAWLTGYRPHTSERLTALLLTRGKRPQLIVPALERPDAERAPGAGALTITGWTDGQDPYAALAPLIDERGRYGVSDNAWALHLLALQRKRPEVAYGAFTEVLPMLRAVKDAYEVDRLAAAGAAADATYEEIVKLRFAGRREREVAADLARLLRENGHSQVDFTVVGSGPNGANPHHDAGDRVIETGDMVVMDFGGLLDGYGSDTTRTVHVGEPSAEERKVHDVVREAQQAAFEAVRPGVACQDIDRVARQVIRAAGYGEYFIHRTGHGIGVTTHEPPYLVEGEHLPLVPGMCFSIEPGIYLPGRFGVRIEDIVTCTDSAGRRLNNTDREMRIVA; translated from the coding sequence ATGAGCGAGACAACTGCCGCCTCCAGCAAGCCGTCCGGCGGGCCCGCGGACCCCGCCGCCTACGCCGCCCGGATGGAGCGCGCCGCCGTGTCGGCCGCCGACGCGGGCCTCGCCGGTGTGATCGTCACTCCGGGTCCCGACCTCGCCTGGCTGACGGGCTACCGGCCGCACACCTCCGAGCGGTTGACGGCGCTGCTGCTCACCCGGGGGAAGCGGCCGCAGCTGATCGTGCCGGCGCTGGAGCGGCCCGACGCCGAACGCGCACCGGGCGCCGGGGCGTTGACGATCACCGGCTGGACGGACGGCCAGGACCCGTACGCCGCGCTGGCCCCGCTGATCGACGAGCGCGGCCGCTACGGCGTCTCGGACAACGCCTGGGCGCTGCACCTCCTGGCGTTGCAGCGGAAGCGCCCGGAGGTGGCGTACGGCGCGTTCACCGAGGTGCTGCCGATGCTCCGGGCGGTCAAGGACGCGTACGAGGTGGACCGGCTGGCGGCGGCGGGCGCCGCGGCGGACGCCACGTACGAGGAGATCGTGAAGCTCCGGTTCGCCGGCCGCCGGGAGCGGGAGGTGGCGGCCGACCTCGCGCGCCTGCTGCGGGAGAACGGCCACAGCCAGGTCGACTTCACGGTCGTGGGCTCCGGCCCCAACGGCGCGAATCCGCACCACGACGCGGGGGACCGGGTCATCGAGACCGGCGACATGGTGGTGATGGACTTCGGTGGCCTGCTGGACGGCTACGGCTCGGACACCACGCGCACCGTCCATGTGGGTGAGCCGTCCGCCGAGGAGCGCAAGGTCCACGACGTGGTGCGCGAGGCGCAGCAGGCGGCGTTCGAGGCGGTGCGCCCGGGCGTGGCCTGCCAGGACATCGACCGGGTGGCGCGGCAGGTGATCCGCGCGGCCGGGTACGGCGAGTACTTCATCCACCGCACCGGGCACGGCATCGGCGTGACGACGCACGAGCCGCCGTACCTGGTGGAGGGCGAGCATTTGCCGCTGGTTCCGGGGATGTGTTTCTCGATCGAGCCGGGGATTTACCTGCCGGGCCGATTCGGTGTACGGATCGAGGACATTGTCACGTGCACGGACTCGGCCGGGCGGCGGCTCAACAATACGGACCGGGAGATGCGGATCGTGGCCTGA
- a CDS encoding response regulator — protein sequence MNQPGLPGSPTPPEPSTPVRVLLCDDHAVVRAGLRALLASAPGVEVVGEAGDGAEAVALAARLRPAVVLMDLQLGAGMDGIEATRRIVADAAGRSGSAGPYVLVLTTYDTDADITRAIEAGATGYLLKAERPEELFSAIQAAAEGRTALSPPVAGKVMARMRGAVRPSLTERERDILGQLARGLGNREIARALFISEATVKTHLGRIYDKLGVDTRSGAVAVAKEQRLLP from the coding sequence ATGAATCAGCCTGGCCTTCCGGGTTCCCCCACACCCCCGGAACCCTCCACTCCGGTGCGCGTCCTGCTCTGCGACGACCACGCCGTCGTACGGGCCGGCCTGCGCGCGCTGCTGGCCAGCGCGCCCGGTGTCGAGGTGGTCGGCGAGGCCGGCGACGGCGCGGAGGCCGTGGCGCTGGCGGCCCGGCTGCGGCCCGCCGTCGTGCTGATGGACCTCCAGCTCGGGGCCGGGATGGACGGCATCGAGGCGACCCGGCGGATCGTCGCCGACGCGGCCGGACGGAGTGGTTCCGCGGGGCCGTACGTCCTGGTGCTGACGACGTACGACACGGACGCCGACATCACGCGCGCGATCGAGGCGGGCGCAACGGGCTATCTGCTGAAGGCGGAACGGCCCGAGGAGCTCTTCTCGGCCATCCAGGCGGCTGCCGAAGGACGGACGGCGCTGTCGCCGCCGGTGGCCGGGAAGGTGATGGCCCGGATGAGAGGGGCCGTTCGGCCCTCCCTGACGGAGCGCGAGCGTGACATCCTCGGGCAGCTCGCGCGGGGGCTCGGGAACCGTGAGATCGCCCGCGCGTTGTTCATCAGCGAGGCCACCGTGAAGACTCATTTGGGGCGCATCTACGACAAGTTGGGGGTCGACACCCGCTCGGGCGCGGTCGCCGTGGCGAAGGAGCAGCGCCTGCTGCCCTGA
- a CDS encoding sensor histidine kinase, which yields MHAAFFLLLGASFARFLIRHPGEPRTPWIVALSVTLALLHVLGAVRPLTRSRQRLWLGAVVAVWAVLVVLAPSFAWCAVPLFFTGLRTLPTRAALALVVFLTTLVVGAQLRLADGFDPNLVLAPPAVAAIATAVLVRTQRQSARQRSLIQDLLRTRRELAATERREGALAERQRLSMEIHDTLAQGLSSQRMLLQAADRTWESDPEAARRHVRTAAEVAARGLAEARRFVHDLAPPQFDGGLGLEDALRELATERGEGAGAAPEVRFHVDGAPVPLPERVRSALLRIAQGALANVREHAGATTAAVTLSYLGDQVVLDIADDGRGFDPAAPARAAGERGHGLPAMRARVRQLGGTLTVESAPGEGTVLSAAVPLASSLETS from the coding sequence ATGCACGCCGCGTTCTTCCTCCTCCTCGGTGCCTCCTTCGCCCGCTTCCTCATCCGTCACCCCGGCGAGCCCCGCACCCCCTGGATCGTCGCGCTCAGCGTCACGCTGGCTCTCCTGCACGTCCTGGGCGCCGTGCGGCCCCTCACCCGGTCCCGGCAGCGGCTGTGGCTGGGGGCGGTCGTCGCGGTGTGGGCGGTGCTGGTGGTGCTCGCGCCGAGCTTCGCTTGGTGCGCGGTGCCGCTGTTCTTCACGGGCCTGCGCACCCTGCCCACCCGGGCCGCGCTGGCCCTGGTCGTCTTCCTCACCACCCTCGTGGTCGGGGCGCAGCTGCGGCTCGCCGACGGCTTCGACCCCAACCTGGTGCTCGCGCCGCCCGCCGTCGCGGCGATCGCCACCGCCGTGCTCGTCCGCACCCAGCGGCAGTCGGCGCGGCAGCGGTCGCTGATCCAGGACCTGCTGCGGACCCGGCGCGAACTGGCCGCCACCGAGCGGCGCGAGGGCGCGCTCGCCGAGCGGCAGCGGCTGTCGATGGAGATCCACGACACGCTCGCGCAGGGGCTGTCCAGCCAGCGGATGCTGTTGCAGGCGGCGGACCGGACCTGGGAATCCGACCCGGAGGCCGCGCGCCGCCACGTCCGTACGGCGGCGGAGGTCGCGGCGCGTGGGCTGGCCGAGGCGCGGCGGTTCGTGCACGACCTGGCGCCACCGCAGTTCGACGGCGGGCTGGGCCTGGAGGACGCGCTCCGGGAGCTCGCCACGGAGCGCGGCGAAGGGGCCGGGGCCGCCCCCGAGGTGCGGTTCCACGTCGACGGCGCGCCCGTGCCGCTGCCGGAGCGGGTGCGGTCGGCGCTGCTGCGGATCGCGCAGGGCGCCCTGGCGAACGTACGGGAGCACGCCGGCGCGACCACGGCGGCGGTCACTCTCAGCTATCTGGGTGACCAGGTGGTCCTGGACATCGCCGACGACGGGCGGGGGTTCGACCCCGCCGCGCCCGCGCGGGCCGCCGGGGAGCGTGGGCACGGGCTGCCCGCGATGCGGGCCCGGGTGCGCCAGCTCGGCGGAACGCTCACGGTGGAGTCCGCCCCCGGTGAGGGCACGGTCCTGTCCGCGGCCGTACCGCTCGCCTCGTCTTTGGAGACGTCATGA
- a CDS encoding MMPL family transporter yields MFRAIGRFAVHRPWLTIAGWLIAAVALAMLAPGLKSTTDETEFLPSHYESVQAGKLQENAFPKTEQPSAIAVFQRTDGGKLTPADRNDVAKVAAGLQDKHRKGIAKVATSPQAVSPNGEIALANIVADSDKGKNPADETVPNAVKDLREDAKPLLKDTQLKMGITGQAATALDSRESSGDTDAMIMMATLVLIVVLLLVIFRSPLIALMPVLIIGVVFMVALGLIGTAADLGGLKADSSISAILIVVLFGVGTDYILFLLFRYREELRAGTQPKEALVNSVARVGETIASAAGAVIVAFLALLLSTMGMMRAMGPSLAISVAVTLVAALTLVPAVFSLLGTKAFWPSKAWKKRPRTRVADGLGSMVARRPGVIAALSAGVLAVLAVGTFSFKAEFDTDSSLSPKLESVQAMKDLQRGFSAGQSDPAMVYVRSTSGTPLDKGALNTYKTKLEGIDGVGSATLTTTNPDGTVAQYSVVLKYRPTEDKAIELAGGPLRDAAHASAPEGTKALVGGTSAVLSDVEKAVNHDYKLVFPVAGLAIMIILGLLLRSLVAPVYLMISVALGFTATLGATVWLFQDLQHKNGLLFMLPVIVYLFVVAIGTDYNILMVARLREEVRRGVPPREAIRTAVARSTPTIASAAVILAGTFGVLMLADNSMLQQMGFAVAFGILLTAFIMAMLLVPTITSLLGHKAWWPGHQDAPRVTPPAGPGSPTWAEAEEARR; encoded by the coding sequence ATGTTCCGAGCGATCGGTCGGTTCGCCGTCCACCGACCCTGGCTGACCATAGCGGGGTGGCTCATCGCCGCCGTGGCCCTGGCCATGCTCGCGCCGGGCCTGAAGTCGACCACGGATGAAACGGAATTCCTCCCTTCGCATTACGAGTCCGTACAGGCAGGAAAACTTCAGGAAAACGCCTTCCCCAAGACCGAACAGCCGTCGGCGATCGCCGTCTTCCAGCGCACGGACGGGGGCAAGCTCACCCCCGCCGACCGGAACGACGTCGCCAAGGTCGCGGCCGGCCTCCAGGACAAGCACCGCAAGGGCATAGCCAAGGTGGCGACCAGCCCCCAGGCCGTGTCCCCCAACGGTGAGATCGCCCTCGCCAACATCGTCGCCGACAGCGACAAGGGCAAGAACCCCGCCGACGAGACCGTGCCCAACGCCGTCAAGGACCTCCGCGAGGACGCCAAACCGCTCCTCAAGGACACCCAGTTGAAGATGGGGATCACGGGTCAGGCGGCCACCGCGCTCGACTCCAGGGAGTCGTCCGGCGACACCGACGCCATGATCATGATGGCGACGCTGGTCCTCATCGTCGTCCTGCTGCTCGTCATCTTCCGCAGCCCGCTCATCGCCCTGATGCCGGTGCTGATCATCGGCGTCGTCTTCATGGTCGCCCTCGGCCTGATCGGCACCGCGGCCGACCTCGGCGGCCTCAAGGCCGACAGCTCCATCTCCGCGATCCTGATCGTCGTCCTCTTCGGCGTCGGGACCGACTACATCCTCTTCCTCCTCTTCCGCTACCGCGAGGAGCTGCGGGCCGGGACGCAGCCCAAGGAGGCGCTGGTCAACTCGGTCGCCCGGGTAGGCGAGACCATCGCCTCCGCCGCCGGCGCCGTCATCGTCGCCTTCCTCGCCCTGCTGCTGTCCACCATGGGCATGATGCGGGCGATGGGCCCCTCGCTCGCCATCTCGGTCGCCGTGACCCTGGTCGCCGCGCTGACGCTCGTACCCGCCGTCTTCTCGCTCCTCGGCACCAAGGCCTTCTGGCCCTCCAAGGCATGGAAGAAGCGGCCCCGCACCCGCGTCGCCGACGGCCTCGGCTCCATGGTCGCCCGCCGTCCCGGCGTCATCGCCGCCCTGTCCGCGGGCGTCCTCGCCGTCCTGGCCGTGGGCACCTTCAGCTTCAAGGCCGAGTTCGACACCGACAGCTCGCTCTCCCCGAAGCTGGAGTCCGTCCAGGCCATGAAGGACCTCCAGCGCGGGTTCTCCGCCGGACAGTCCGACCCGGCGATGGTCTACGTCCGGTCGACGTCCGGCACGCCGCTCGACAAGGGCGCCCTGAACACGTACAAGACCAAGCTGGAGGGCATCGACGGAGTCGGCTCCGCCACCCTGACCACGACGAACCCCGACGGCACCGTCGCGCAGTACAGCGTCGTCCTCAAGTACCGCCCCACCGAGGACAAGGCCATCGAGCTGGCCGGCGGCCCGCTGCGGGACGCCGCGCACGCGTCGGCCCCCGAGGGGACGAAGGCCCTGGTCGGCGGCACCTCGGCGGTCCTCTCCGACGTGGAGAAGGCCGTCAACCACGACTACAAGCTGGTCTTCCCCGTCGCCGGCCTCGCCATCATGATCATCCTGGGCCTGCTGCTCCGCAGCCTCGTCGCGCCCGTCTATCTGATGATCTCCGTCGCCCTGGGCTTCACGGCGACCCTCGGCGCGACGGTCTGGCTCTTCCAGGACCTCCAGCACAAGAACGGCCTGCTGTTCATGCTGCCGGTCATCGTCTATCTCTTCGTCGTCGCCATCGGCACCGACTACAACATCCTCATGGTCGCCCGGCTCCGCGAGGAGGTCCGGCGCGGCGTCCCGCCCCGCGAGGCCATCCGCACGGCCGTCGCCCGCTCGACGCCGACGATCGCCTCGGCGGCGGTCATCCTCGCCGGCACGTTCGGCGTCCTGATGCTGGCCGACAACTCCATGCTCCAGCAGATGGGCTTCGCGGTCGCCTTCGGCATCCTGCTCACGGCCTTCATCATGGCCATGCTGCTCGTCCCCACGATCACGTCCCTGCTGGGCCACAAGGCGTGGTGGCCCGGCCACCAGGACGCGCCGCGGGTGACACCGCCGGCCGGGCCGGGCAGCCCGACCTGGGCCGAGGCCGAGGAGGCCCGCCGCTAG
- a CDS encoding GNAT family N-acetyltransferase has translation MLIRDAHPTDWPTIWPLVHTVAAAGETYTYPRDLREDQAREMWMQDAPGRTVVAVDPADGALLGSAKMNPNHMGPASHIASASFMVAAEHGGRGVGRALGEHVIEWARAEGYRAIQFNAVVETNTRAVRLWKSLGFSVIGTLPEGYRMPDGSYTGLHIMHLAL, from the coding sequence ATGCTGATCAGAGACGCCCACCCCACCGACTGGCCCACCATCTGGCCCCTCGTCCACACCGTCGCCGCCGCCGGCGAGACCTACACCTACCCCCGCGACCTCCGCGAGGACCAGGCCCGCGAGATGTGGATGCAGGACGCGCCCGGTCGTACCGTCGTCGCCGTCGACCCGGCGGACGGGGCCCTCCTCGGCTCGGCCAAGATGAATCCCAATCACATGGGCCCCGCCTCGCATATCGCGAGCGCGAGTTTCATGGTCGCGGCCGAGCACGGCGGCCGGGGCGTCGGCCGGGCGCTCGGGGAGCACGTCATCGAATGGGCCCGCGCGGAGGGCTATCGGGCGATCCAGTTCAACGCCGTCGTCGAGACCAACACCCGCGCCGTCCGGCTCTGGAAATCCCTGGGATTCTCGGTGATCGGTACTCTCCCCGAGGGATACCGGATGCCGGACGGCAGCTACACCGGCCTGCACATCATGCATCTGGCCCTGTAA